Genomic segment of Dromiciops gliroides isolate mDroGli1 chromosome 3, mDroGli1.pri, whole genome shotgun sequence:
tttttaaaaatctcccaaGAGGATCTTTATGTTTTGATACTCATTCAAAAACTTCCAGTATAAAAACTATATCTCTAAAAAGCAaggcagccagccagccagtcagTACCAAGAAAACATATTAAAGTTGATACCACAAACCCTCTCGGGTCAAAagtaatgaaaaacatttttctctagGTGACATTCTGCTCCTAGGCAACCTAGACTGAAACGTTCCTCCCTGCACTTCCATGGTTACAAAGATGCAAAAAACAGGCCCCCATCATTAACGCCCTCCCTTCCACATTTTCTGATAGTATATGGTTGGAGTAGATGGTTTTTTTAACCTGATCTCCATTGATTCTTGCACATGAAAAATAAGACTTGAATAAATTTATTGAAAACATAAAATTAGCCTTCAAGATTTGTTTTATgcaacatgattttttaaaaatttattgccTAATAACCTATAGAAAAACCAGCTATTAAAAATGGATGATCAATTAAtaaccctttaaaaaattttggtaCCAAACTTCCAATGGCTGGATGAAATACTATTTCCTTCATACTTTCCTCAGATCAACCCTGTAGCTGTACAATACAAAGCCAGGTTGGGCCTTGAAAAACAATTGTTCATGATAAAAAGAATTCAATGCATTAAGAAGATTATTTAATCTTAATTTGTAAATAGCCTGATAATCCAAAAGCATTGTATCCTATGCACTGGATAGATTAAGTCAGCATTTATCAGGCATCTGATaaaccattagattgtaaactcctcatGGTACAGActggttttttgcctcttttttttaatccccagagtTTAGCGCCTTGcgtggcacataataagcacttaataaatgctcctctTCTTACTTTGAATAAACATCACACAAGGACATTCTGCTCGGGAGTCTCTGATGGTTTCGGGGGCAGACAATAccagtgagggagagggaagcttTTGGTCTTCCcgggaaagaagaaatgaggaaggatggTAGTAGCTCAGCCAAAGCCTCCCTTCAGTCTCTGCCTGAAACATGAAACTGGACCCCACAAGATGTGCTGTTACAAGGTCCTGAAATGATGCAAGAACAGCCCATTCCTGCCCCTTCTCACTCCAACCTCTGGATTTTTCTGTTTCTGGAAATTGCTGTGGAAGGGTTTGGTAAAAGCCCTGGGTAGCCCtgagatgggggtggaggggtggggcaagTGTAGTTATGGCCCTCTGCATTGTCACTAGGCAGAGTCAAATGTCAGGGAATGAAAACTTCTCTGGGTTATCATTTCCCAACTACTGGGAAAGTGATGTCTCCCCTCTCCAGTGAGCAGCTTTTCCATAGTTGGTAATTGAAATGTGCAAAGGACCAGACTCTGCCCCCAAGGCCCCTTCCCTTATTAAAAGAcacctaagggggcagctaagtggtgcagtggatagagcatgggccctggagtcaggaggacctgagttcaaatccagcctcagacacttaacacttactagctgtgtgaccctgggcaagtcacttaaccccaactgtcctaaaaaaaaaaaaaaaaaagacacctaaGGAACGTCCTGTCTACCTGGCCATTCTTTTGTGGCCCACACCGAATTGTAAGTCAGATTTGTATTCGCCATCAATAACCTCCCTGTTATCCTTTCTGTGCCTTTCCCTAGCTGGTCATTCCAAACACCCAAACCTCCAGCGACCTCCCCCTATTCTACAGTTGTACCACACCAGCCCCACTTCCCCATTTcaggaagaaaagcaaacaaattcATTTATACTAAAGTGTTAAGGGCATCATATAGTGCCTCTCCCAGAAACATTGGCTTTCTTTAAGAGAGGagccaatgggggcagctaggtggcacagtggataaagcaccagccctggatttaggagtacctgagttcaaatccgacctcagatacttgacacttactagctgtgtgatcctgggcaagtcacttaacccccactgccccaccaaaaaaaaagagagagagagagagagagagagagagagagagagaggagccaaGAGAGAGCAATGTttatctccaaagaaaaaaatctcctatGGAGGGAATTTCAGACCCTAGAACCCTGGGGTAAGGGAGATATTATGGGGACAGGGGTACTTCCTGGAAGCTCTTAATCCATGCCTTATAGGCAATCTGCCATATATATAGTATCTTCACAAAGAAAATTCCATGGAAAACATTGACAGactagggtcatgaagagctgaacacaacccaacaacaacaacaacaacaactatctCTCATATATGCAAAAGGCCATCCTGGGTAAGAATGTTGAACGCTAAGTACAGAATTCTAAGTATGCTCATCTTCTTCTCTGTTCCAGCTGTTAAATTTGTTTGCCTTTGGGGTAGAAGGTGGTCAGAACAGcatttcccaggtttctctctCTCCAGCAACCGGTTAGATTGCCTTGGCCGCACCAGCAGCAATCTCCTGCCAAACAGAGGTCAATATCTAACCAACCCGAGGACCAAAACTATTTTGAATACCTAATTATCTGCTTTCCCACAATGCCTTGTAAACTCATTCCACATTGAGTCTTGTCACTATGTCACAGAGAAATAGGTGAAGAGAGGCCCAAAATGACAAGGCCTTGTTTTCCCACCTTCCTCCTAGGCCTGAGGAAAGGCTGTCCAGCAGAGAGCTGTTGACCAAACCCCCGGTGTTATTTGCTACCTCCTCTGGTGGCGCCCTTGGGGACAGGAGCTTGGAAATAAGGCTACTGAACTTGCTCTCGGTGGCAGAGGGAGGCCCTTCCGAAGGGGCCTCGCTGGGGGTGGTGAAGTTCAGCTCTTCGGGGTCCAGGCAAAGCTCCTGGTGGGATCGGTGAAAGTCGACTGTGCTCAAGTCTCCACTGGCCACAGAGGATGGGGATGCACAGGTGACATCCCTCACGAGACCGTAGCTCTCCATCCACTCCTTGAGCCACTCCATCTGACAGTCGCAGTGCCAAGGGTTCCGGAACAAGTACAGACGGCCCAGGAAGTAGACGGGCTGGAAGACAGAGAAGGGCAGTAAGGTGAGGTTGTTGCTGTTGAGGTGCAGGGCCACAAGGCTGGTGAGGTTCTCAAAGGCCCCCTCTTCAATGTACTGGATCCTGTTCCTGTCTAGGTAGAGCACTTCCAACTCCACCAGGTCACGGAACCAGGCCCGGGACACATGGCTCAGTGAGTTGCCCCCAAGGTTGAGCATCTTTAGGTGGTTCAGTCCCTCGAATGAGCTCCCCGGGAGACTGTGGAGGAGATTGTCATTCAGGTAGAGGTACTCCATCCCCTGACAGTCCTGGAAGGCCCCCGCGTGCACCACACTAATCCTGTTGTCTTGCAGACTCAGAGAGCGTAACCGGCCGAGGCCCTGCAAGGAGTTGTAGGCAATGGCCTCAATCCAGTTTCGTTCCAGGTAGAGATGTGTCAGGTTCTCCATCCCCCTGATAGCCCCGGGCACCCGACGAAAGTGGTTCTGGAAGCAGGAGAGCTCCTGCAAGGCAGGGAGGTCCACAAAGATGCGGTCAGGGATGCTGAACAGGTTGCAGCCCGCCAAGTCCAGCCTGACCAGGCGTCGGAGGGCAGCAAAAGTCCTCGTGTGCAGGTAGCGGATGTCCTCATTGTAGGCGATCCTCAGCTCCACTAGGTTAGGCAACCCCTTGAAGGCTCCTGGGGTGATGAAGGAAATGTTATTGTGGCTCAGAGACAGGTGTCGGAGGGAGGGCAGGGTCCCAAAGGCCCGCTCTGCCAGGAATTTGATGCTGTTCTTGTCCAGGTTGATAAAAGAGGCCTCACAAGGGAACTCACTGGGGATCTGCAGGAGGCCGGTCCTATCACACAGCACAGAGCAGCTGCGCTCGGGAGTGCAGGTGCAGCCGGTTGGACAGGTGCGGACGCAAGCCCAGATAGCATGGGCACAGGGGAAGTAGAGAATCACTTCTCAGCAGCAGAGGGTTGGGCACAAAGGGAAGGAAGTAGGCAAAGAACAAAGGGTTCCATGAGGGGaaagaaggtcagaaggagagaaaagaaaaagatgagcaaTTAGTAAGAATCACGACCTCAGACAGCATTCCTCATTGCATCTATGACACAAAGTCCAAaggctggcattcaaggccttcccaTCTGCTTTTCTAGTTTTATCTCCCAAATAAATTGACCCACACATTGTACCGTACAGAatactttcttttgggggggggcagggcaatgagggttaagtgacttgcccaaggtcacacacctagtaagtgtcaagtctctgaggccggatttgaactcaggccctcctgaatccagggccagtgctttatccactgagccacctagctgccccccagaatacTTTCAATACACCACCCCTATACTTTGGGGATGGCAGGATAGAGGGCTAGGCCTGGAGAAAAgtagactgatcttcctgagttcaaatctggcttcagacactcactagctatgtgaccttgggcaagtcacttaattctgcttgcctcactttcctcatctgtaaaatgaaccgaagaaggaaatgacaaaaccctccagtatctttcccccaaaaaaatctctaaagggagtcacaaagaatctgacatgactgaataacactTTTGCTCATGACATTTACTACTCCCACCACTTCCTTCTACCTATTTGAAACCTACTATACCAAGATCTCTGTTAGGGGTTAATTGTATAAAGTAAAAAGATACTACTGGGCCACTTcaataggggaagaatttatattcttactccctctccctctgccccacACTGTGGAATGTGGGTGTCACCAGTCTTTTCAAGACACTTTCCTAGATGCGAGAATAATTTCTTTATAGTTAACGCTGTTGGTTCTATCCTGGAAGGAAGGTGGGTGTCTCCTTGAgccatatatatattcacatacatagaTCTTAGAACAATGGAGATTATCACATAGCTCACAGTGGCCCCTCAATCATATCCCCCCAGACAGAAACTTCTGTTGAATTTACCCTTTGCTctaggagaggaaaaaaaccctGGATTCACACTtgctcaagcaatgtttatagagcacaggggtgtgctggtaaaagtTTAACAGCTGAACTAGGGAGGTTGGGAGATGtatgtacaaatatttttaagtttaatctgaattattcacattttcttaaatctagataatcaataaaataacaaatcaatccctgatttgtagctgATTTTGTagctgctgatttctgaggtgtaaatgtggCACTTGCAAATTTAACACTAGGCTCCAAAGctgttagagctggctccagcatccCCATGATCCCAGGCTTGCCATTCATTGGGCATTTCTCAACTTCGTGCTTTTAGTTACTTCTTAAAATGACCTATCCTGCCTCTTCTACTATATCACCACTCCTTT
This window contains:
- the NYX gene encoding nyctalopin, giving the protein MHQPELWRPNKLLQSGCIMGMILYFPCAHAIWACVRTCPTGCTCTPERSCSVLCDRTGLLQIPSEFPCEASFINLDKNSIKFLAERAFGTLPSLRHLSLSHNNISFITPGAFKGLPNLVELRIAYNEDIRYLHTRTFAALRRLVRLDLAGCNLFSIPDRIFVDLPALQELSCFQNHFRRVPGAIRGMENLTHLYLERNWIEAIAYNSLQGLGRLRSLSLQDNRISVVHAGAFQDCQGMEYLYLNDNLLHSLPGSSFEGLNHLKMLNLGGNSLSHVSRAWFRDLVELEVLYLDRNRIQYIEEGAFENLTSLVALHLNSNNLTLLPFSVFQPVYFLGRLYLFRNPWHCDCQMEWLKEWMESYGLVRDVTCASPSSVASGDLSTVDFHRSHQELCLDPEELNFTTPSEAPSEGPPSATESKFSSLISKLLSPRAPPEEVANNTGGLVNSSLLDSLSSGLGGRWENKALSFWASLHLFLCDIVTRLNVE